One genomic segment of Anguilla anguilla isolate fAngAng1 chromosome 2, fAngAng1.pri, whole genome shotgun sequence includes these proteins:
- the etaa1 gene encoding ewing's tumor-associated antigen 1, with amino-acid sequence MNERRKHSDLSSVSGSEDSEVIRTTRLSQNKLKTNRLSRSLRQTQQSPSFDSSYNCHKEFKTPKRHARIRPCASHNADSPSNDSDLQQDIIWDPTSPTAVWNGKGVKKSSTNVRAVDISELANRIAPKNERPVVPESSLLQWIGDSAVPCTPEVQLPRTRKKSTRHSDVEDLMKLAKQFDFNMHQQDKEQVKEAYKGSVKQDADNLREPGGPESSPPPSLSEVTATSRGPASKMLNCGKPQTTDRKALHQETVDDFDALFDQPTQHISGRLSQASSGRSLDGRASSVPLSSNAALSGNGNPGNPGNPSAVSSAPVKKPEGGPRTPAPNRFVDDDWDDDDLLNDSIVLEMTQNPELFATPKHCSTQIGPSPKQRDFVQKPGAGSGVPGPLPNCNGAKGFDGPHQGKNPKSKSRSTFQLETNPNFLVNETLSGEEPSSCHGVESGKPGQPGGLQSRPNGAFQPHRAAPLEPSNRNNLKSQAVPGGGREKSTQVPVVQPSSSTTSGSGVARPGQVGDRVSSAHGVEGAESERDRGGSPAENTEPVEGGSADAMHEDLDSIFASDSLWDDGDDYDDDLLCQVCEDVEKLSESQAAGPAAAAATACPDRPYAASNGPKVAAPSTAGNGAAAQSGYAGTRGPAAGFSRSVSVPGSTAAAFTETTLSVKPGSLAGKNDAVSAANRARQISASFPQGDSASRTGSYKFAQPQKATTMTMSATDAAGSGATAAPRYAGAASSAKNPGGPPHPSFKRHLSDPVALTNKVFVPNQVTVKCTLAEIERKKQEALARRRLRMQMSQKQGGPT; translated from the exons ATGAATGAACGAAGAAAGCACTCTGACTTGTCAAGTGTGAGTGGGTCGGAGGACAGTGAAGTAATCCGAACGACCAGACTTtctcaaaataaattgaaaactAATAGGCTGAGTAGAAGTCTAAGGCAAACACAGCAATCACCATCGTTTGATTCGTCCTATAACTGTCATAAAG AGTTCAAGACTCCTAAACGACACGCAAGGATCAGACCCTGTGCTTCGCATAACGCTGATTCGCCAAGTAATGACTCAGATTTGCAACAGGATATTATATGGGACCCAACCTCACCAACAGCCGTCTGGAATG GGAAAGGTGTGAAGAAGTCTTCCACCAACGTGCGAGCAGTGGACATTTCCGAACTTGCAAATCGGATAGCTCCCAAG AACGAGAGACCGGTAGTTCCTGAGTCGTCCTTGCTCCAGTGGATTGGAGACAGTGCTGTTCCCTGTACACCAGAAGTCCAGCTACCCAGAACCAGAAAGAAGTCCACGCG gcaCAGTGATGTGGAAGATCTCATGAAGCTGGCCAAGCAGTTTGACTTCAACATGCACCAGCAGGACAAGGAGCAGGTCAAGGAGGCGTACAAGGGGAGCGTGAAGCAAGATGCTGACAATTTAAGAGAACCAGGCGGCCCAGAGAGCAGCCCTCCACCTTCACTGAGTGAAGTTACCGCCACCAGCCGGGGTCCGGCCTCCAAAATGCTTAACTGTGGCAAACCGCAAACTACGGACCGCAAAGCCCTGCACCAGGAAACGGTGGACGACTTCGACGCTCTGTTCGACCAGCCGACTCAGCACATCAGCGGTAGGCTGAGTCAGGCTTCGTCCGGCCGCTCGCTGGACGGAAGGGCGTCGTCCGTCCCGCTATCCTCCAACGCCGCTCTTTCTGGAAACGGGAACCCCGGTAACCCCGGCAACCCGTCCGCTGTCTCGTCGGCTCCCGTCAAGAAGCCGGAAGGGGGTCCGAGAACGCCGGCGCCGAACCGCTTCGTCGACGACGACTGGGACGACGACGACCTGCTCAACGACTCCATCGTTCTGGAGATGACTCAAAACCCCGAGCTCTTCGCCACTCCCAAACACTGCTCGACCCAGATCGGGCCGAGTCCAAAACAGAGGGACTTCGTTCAGAAGCCCGGTGCTGGAAGTGGCGTTCCCGGACCGCTTCCAAACTGCAACGGGGCTAAAGGCTTCGATGGTCCGCATCAAGGGAAAAATCCAAAGTCCAAAAGCAGAAGCACTTTCCAACTGGAGACCAACCCGAATTTCCTGGTGAATGAAACCCTTTCCGGAGAGGAACCCAGCAGCTGCCACGGTGTGGAGAGCGGGAAGCCCGGCCAGCCCGGAGGCCTACAGAGCAGGCCGAACGGTGCCTTTCAACCCCACAGAGCCGCGCCCCTGGAGCCCTCTAACCGAAATAATTTGAAAAGTCAGGCCGTTCCCGGCGGAGGAAGGGAGAAGAGCACGCAGGTGCCTGTCGTCCAGCCGAGCTCCTCCACCACGAGCGGTTCTGGTGTGGCGAGGCCGGGCCAGGTCGGCGACCGGGTCTCTTCGGCCCACGGGGTCGAGGGCGCCGAAAGCGAACGCGACCGCGGCGGAAGCCCGGCGGAAAACACCGAGCCGGTCGAAGGCGGCTCCGCAGACGCGATGCACGAGGACCTGGACTCCATCTTCGCCTCCGACTCGCTGTGGGACGACGGCGACGACTACGACGACGACCTGCTGTGCCAAGTGTGCGAGGACGTGGAGAAGCTCTCGGAGAGTCAGGCTGCCGgcccggccgccgccgccgccaccgcgtGCCCGGACCGACCGTACGCGGCGTCGAACGGGCCGAAAGTCGCGGCGCCTTCGACGGCCGGCAATGGGGCGGCGGCCCAGAGCGGCTACGCGGGAACCCGAGGCCCAGCGGCCGGTTTTAGCCGGTCCGTCTCGGTGCCCGGAAGCACCGCCGCGGCGTTCACCGAAACCACGCTGAGCGTCAAACCCGGGTCCCTCGCCGGAAAAAACGACGCCGTCTCCGCCGCTAACCGCGCCAGGCAGATCTCCGCGTCCTTTCCGCAGGGCGACTCGGCTAGCCGGACGGGCTCGTACAAGTTCGCACAGCCGCAGAAGGCGACGACGATGACGATGTCGGCGACGGACGCCGCGGGCTCTGGAGCGACCGCTGCGCCGCGGTACGCCGGAGCCGCCTCGTCCGCCAAAAACCCCGGCggcccgccccacccctccttcAAACGGCACCTCTCTGACCCCGTGGCCCTGACCAACAAAG TTTTTGTGCCCAATCAGGTGACTGTGAAATGTACGCTGGCGGAGATCGAGAGGAAGAAGCAGGAAGCGCTGGCTCGGAGACGGCTCCGGATGCAGATGTCACAGAAACAGGGGGGTCCCacctga